The DNA window AAATTGGTAAAGTTTGAGCACGGCTAAATTTGCTTCCAAATCATAGGTATTCTCCTTTGATTGCATTTCAACGTAGCGTTCTAACGTGTGAAGATTAGCTGGGTTATACCTttctatactttttaatattgtagcAACTGTTTGTCTCATTGTCTCTGccattttaaacttttacttttttacatacaattttaaatgagagtttttttttaaagaatttcagCAGATACTAGACTAGACAAAATTTACGCGTGGTAAAGAGAACAATATCTATTTGACACTTTGATAGTCAATAGCACAGACAATTATTTGTCGATGGCACAGATAAATAttgaactatatttattatatacatcttTAATGTAATATCAGGTATCGATTAAATGTAAGTATCACAATTATATCAAATGCAGACTTTTAAAATTACTCACAAACAGTAAGATGAATAGAGTGATTTGTAAAGACCAAAGTGATTAATACAGATTTAGGACTATCTGATTGaagctaaaattattaatcttaaatgtataattttgattacgttcaatttttaaatattgatcaatCTGCTTCTAGAATTAGTATCACCATCACGACCATTATGTTCGCTTCTAATATTTCATAGTAGTACTAGTTAtagtatcattatttttatcctactatattctgtaataatttgatattgttttttttattattagcacTTGTACTTACTTATTCCTgagaataaaatctattaaaataaagatattttcaataaaataaatactttaacacTTATTATTTGCGTACAGACATTctacctattttaataaaataaattcaaaagttattaaattatatacagtgCAGATCTTTCAGTAGCATAATTTCTATGTCAAATAAAAAGAATCGATGAAATTAATGATTTCGATGATTTTTTTGTGGGTTCCTGGATGATTTACTCGATCCGGGTACTTAGTACGTGGTGCTGCAATCGAgtacataaaatttttatttcatttgaacaTGATTGGGACAGGCATagatattattactatttttttttctaatattacttaatgatcattgtctaaaatattttgtgtcatttatgtcaattagttttatttctcataaaattgtatatatggaATTACTAGTTTTTTAAATCGCGCTGTTTTTAATCGCGTAGTTTTGTACAAatgatttacttattaatatcgTATACGAGTCAATAAAGCGGGTTATTCAAGAACATGGAAGTTTAATTTATCTAGTGAATAGTGTGATCAGTATAATAGTGCAGTGTTGACAATCATCTTTATACTAACCATCAATGCCTCCTAAAAGATTTGCAATATTATTCTTATCGATGATTTGGAAGGTGATGCCTACAACGTGGCAAACAAACTTGCGAATGCAGTCATaaagtttcaatttatataGCTATCCATGTATGAACGTCACAtagctaaattttaaaacttttgaattattgaagttatcacaaaactgtttttacagTACGTGCGTATTGAAATAACGATCAAAACggcataaaaatctaaaaataagaaaaaaattacatagtGACTTTTGCAGGCACAAtgacgaaatataataattaattttatatatttttttaattttatcactatatttttctaaatgatCTTAAGCTTAACCTTATCCAAGAGTTTAAAAACCTAAATCCTATGAATGTACATCACTAAAACTATTGCTATTTGCTATGCGGTATgccaaatgtcaaaaaataatttttttcgtttcaaattcttatattaagtttaatttatttaaaactactttTTGCTTTAATCTTTTATCCcgagatttttaatattgattttcttcTTACAAAGAAATCattcaaatgattataatttgtgtataatcattatcaaatatatattattgatatagacAGAGCAACcaacgtaattttatatattattcatcaaAAATGGTATGTGACGGCCCAGACCCACCTGACGACTCTCCGCAAAACTTAATACCTCCTCCTAGACACGATTTGATGGCCAATGGTAATCACGAAGACAGTGATGATGAACATAATGATCATTTTGGTTACGAACCCTTGCCACAAGGTCCTGAATTAGTACTTTCGGATCGAGAAAGTGAAGAGGAACAAGatgtaaatgataatattttctttatgacATATcaagcaattattataatattaattaatgcatGCATATTTTTTAGAGCAATGAACACAATGCAACTCCACCTAGCAATGTACCACCTATAGAGCCAATGGAAAATGCTTTAACGAGAGAAGTTTGGAGTGAGCCTCGCCACACTGATCCTATTGAAATGGATAATGCGAGAGCACAGCAGgtatttcaaaaaatttattaaaacatttcaacatTAAAATGTCAATCTACATATGACATCTGACAACAATTTATGCTCGTTTTTGTAATGTGGTGTTTCACATTTCCATGTTGACAAATACATTGACAAACACaaacttttcaaaaaatatatttaattaaaaaatacacatatagaATGTTAAGTTATATGTGTTGgtacatttacatttatgtaGCTATAGGGCAAAAGGACGAGAAGAAGAGTGCAGAAAAGGAATAATTCAGTATATGACTAGAGGTATAGTTTAACACAACCAAAAAAAACACTGCACTAAATTCAAAATGATTGAAGGGCAAATGAGTAATGATTTACAAAGACTTTTTGAATATGCACAGACCGTTCAATAATCCTGTCTTACAAAGCACCTTGTGTGTGTTGTGTATCTTATTCCAtgaattattaatcaaattacatataaattactaacaattgcaattttgttacatttaaaaatatgccaGGCATGCATTGCAATTCTAAGTTTTTTTGGAAACAGTCATGTGATACTGCTCACTCATATCTATTGTACCGTGATGGCATTAGGCCTTACACCTGCATACAagaaacattcatttttttaatataaagctgTTCTTTTTCAGGTTATGTCTTTGATGGCCAACTTTGCTTTACCTCAAGATTCCATACCAGATTGGGCACAGAGTATTTCGGAAGAACAGTGGAAACAGACACTTAATGACAGGATAGAAAAGCTACGCAGCAATaggtaatcatttaattttataaatgatacaaattttaaatcaatgtaaatctagttctataaaattaacataatcattttcaacacattataataataaaaaacgagacaaaataaatattttttaattattatacagtattaattatctgtataataaacatatttgaatattatacatgtatatattattatattatttaataaattcaatgctATATCAATTTTAACAAGTGGGATCAAATATAACAGCACTGAATGTAACAAGTTTAGTTTTGTCATttcttataaacatataaaatggtGAATCTGCATAAAACATTTCAGCTGATCTACCTAATATTCCAAGAGTTGCTGCAACTGCTTCTGTTCCATATTCTGTAAAGCACAAAGTAACATCAGTTGTTTACAGTTATAGTAAATGAaacacaaagataataaaagGTGATCCAGACAATAGCCATTGATTCTGCCATGTGTACCAAATTTTTAAAAGAAGCACACAACTTTTTGTACCTTTATTTATATGCTAATACTAACTatgtatctaatataatattgtttgctTGCAAGCAAACAGAAttatgtaaaaagtttttttaaaacagacaATGAATCAAAAATTTCTTTAATGTATGTGTctgtatttatgttatgtttaaatataattttgttttaagctATATAGTGATAACTTTGAAATCAttagcatatttttaaaataatacttctcTATACAAAATTCTTTTGAATGGAAATAATACTAATGGTAATGCAGAAAGTACAATTTGGAGAAAATTTAAACCCTTTGATTACGgattcaaataaacaacaagACGTAAAAATAGGTACCATAAAaactttaagtataaaattgttCAAACATAGTATACAAAATTGTGCCTCCTACAACCTactgaataaaacaaataaatggcACCTTCATAGACAAGGCTATGCCACACCTAAGGTCGCGCCTTAAAGGCCTATCTCGCGATAAATTAAGTTCACTTGAGAATAACACTCAGGCTTTTCGTTTTTAGCTGATGAAGACTGGATAAGCCTGTAATGAtcctgatttaaaatttaatatttaagtgaaaccatttataattaattattgtttttaatgctTTGTTTTGTCCATAATCATTTTACTAAGCTATTTTTTCCTGTAATAAGCCGGTAAATTGTAGGAATGTTGATATAAGAAATGacgttattgttatttgtaaactGTTAGCTGTTTTTAGTGCAAAAGCGTGCGTCGCAAGGTCAAGGTCACGCGCGTCAActctttattaatgaaaaactttAAAGTTTAGTCCTTTTTTATAAGAACTGACTTCGTTGAGTTTTTAAAACCGACTTATGTCGATTATTTGTTTGGGAGTGTGTATGTGATtctttaactattataataattatttagagtcAATACAAAATCATTTTCAGTCATTTCACATTCGTGTtttgtattctttaaataacGTGACTAGCTATACTTTGCttacttattacttattttgGATTTTTGACGtgattaaactataaaataatttagaatagtttcaaatattcattaatgTAAGTAGAACAATAAGGTTTAATGAATGctaatgattttaaattctCGGTCCTgtgtataatatactatatttataaaatgcaaaacTTATTCGTGTATGTTTACTGTCTGATTCAAATGTAGGTGTACAAATATACAGTGTTATCTCATACtgattaacatttataaaatgtttgtatttattaacgACGTCTATATAACACCTTTTACATCGATTTAACGATGAAACGATCTGTAAGAACGGTTGATCAAATTTGGTCATCTACTTAAGTGCTAATTGTACACACAAAAACTATTCTCAAAGACTTTTAGAATAGTTTTAGTGGAAGATTAATAATGTACGCTATTATATTATCGGGATTATCGTTTTTGTAGAGTAAAAAAATTTTCAtagtaatttgtaattttatttattgtaagggATGCAAAAAATGTGctttcgtatatataatagattttttaaaaaaactctaCGTATCTTATTATTTGTCGTATTATGATTCACATCCAGTTTCTGAAAAGCCGATCACTCATTGGTCGATGGCAGCCATCAAAACAATACGCGACCAATAGGTGTTCAGTATTAAGTCAGATTAGTCAATCTGACTTTGAAATTTTAGAAACTGCctgttaattttatagaatagatataattaaaaaaatgttaactttaCTAATAAGTGAAATAAAGAgatatgtatgtacaatattaaattattttttgtagcaCTCACCATCTATCGTTATTCTTACATCATGTAGTATAGAATCTACGTAAACACCAGGATTCGGTAGATCATCAATGATATTCTTCAAGTTTAGGTCTAAatctttagaataatttattcttgCAATTAATTCATTCTCAGTCTTGTTTAAGGCATTAGTACTGTCAATCATAAGAGCAAAGTTTGCTTTCCCGGGTATAAAAATAGATTGAATTCCTAATGCTTTTAGTGGATCTTCTAAATTGGCACTAAAGTTTAGGTCCATTTTCGGGAACCTAATGATTAACTTTCTACTTTGCATTTTATTGATAAGATTGTCAATCTTTGTGTAGTTTAAATTGTTCATGAGCTCTGTTAGGTTCTGCTTATGAGGTTTTCGCGGTTTGAGTGCATATAACGTTGTGCCGTCATTGTAAGGAATCGCTACCATGTGAACATCTGAATAAGAAATAATGGTGTTAACTGGATTATCAGAGTGTTCCAATCCAAGGGTACTTACTTTTCCTAAGAAAGCACCTGCTTAAAAATTGACACTTATTGTTAAGTTACTCAAATAAagtttatctataattatatataattaaataaagactaTTCAAAGAGCATTTTGAAGTGGATAACAAAATCTGGTTCTGTAATTAACATCAATGACACATTAAAACCTAATtcagaattttttatattatttcattattttacgtaaaaaaaaaattattctataataaaggAACATTTTAAAGGCTCACCATCTTCCACCGAGTAAATGCTATCAAAATGTCCCATGTTCATCATAAGGTCTGTCAATACTACTCCATTACTTTTCTTAAACGGGAATCTATAATTCAAACAATACGATATTAAATACTGCACTGGTCAGTACTGTATCTACAAACAATATGAATGATTGGTAGAGTATTGAAACGAGGtagtaacaatataataaataaattttgattttcagACTGTTTATAGTTTCAGTTAAATCGAGATATTTCGTTTCAATTTTGAAGccattcgttaaaaaaaaaaaggatgacTAAATGAATACGTA is part of the Vanessa tameamea isolate UH-Manoa-2023 chromosome 10, ilVanTame1 primary haplotype, whole genome shotgun sequence genome and encodes:
- the LOC113391838 gene encoding plasminogen activator inhibitor 1-like — translated: MSLEIKTIFNLSLICLFALCGQVRTEDLNGTTTVTPESIDKDDLANVINNVGYKIMTNMMSAEIDKNIIISPVGIAGLLAMTLLGTVGKSYDELAETLGFSQDIIMNRQHHENFGNLLKSLNSNDTTTKTMYADALFIDSKSKLREAFRTYLKTVYEGEARTVDFSDRDTVKMEINEWVSNHTNGKISDFLKEPLRGDTKTVLMSALYFSGKWKSPFFQEYTMKFPFKKSNGVVLTDLMMNMGHFDSIYSVEDDVHMVAIPYNDGTTLYALKPRKPHKQNLTELMNNLNYTKIDNLINKMQSRKLIIRFPKMDLNFSANLEDPLKALGIQSIFIPGKANFALMIDSTNALNKTENELIARINYSKDLDLNLKNIIDDLPNPGVYVDSILHDVRITIDEYGTEAVAATLGILGRSAEMFYADSPFYMFIRNDKTKLVTFSAVIFDPTC
- the LOC113391870 gene encoding uncharacterized protein LOC113391870 gives rise to the protein MVCDGPDPPDDSPQNLIPPPRHDLMANGNHEDSDDEHNDHFGYEPLPQGPELVLSDRESEEEQDSNEHNATPPSNVPPIEPMENALTREVWSEPRHTDPIEMDNARAQQVMSLMANFALPQDSIPDWAQSISEEQWKQTLNDRIEKLRSNSCF